A window from uncultured Desulfobacter sp. encodes these proteins:
- a CDS encoding glyceraldehyde 3-phosphate dehydrogenase NAD-binding domain-containing protein has translation MAYKIAVNGYGRIGRCVVRALYESRAYRAQLSLVAINETWHSDTVYHLTRFDSTHGRFPAEVKKNARGISIDGDEIRLFQEKEIECLPWKDLGVDAVLDCTGIFNDRQAAGRHIQSGASKVIFSHPGKDEMDATIVYGVNHDTLKASDAVISNASCTTNCLIPILSVIDAVLGIDSGSITTIHSAMNDQPVIDAYNMDLRKTRSALQSIIPVTTSLAKGIGRILPHLDNRFETLAIRVPTTNVSIMDIALVVATDTDADQINDLLSQAAGSDLKGILGVNDEQLVSCDFNHDPRSAIVDLPQTRVSGSRLVKIQAWFDNEWGYSNRMLDTTIAALNK, from the coding sequence ATGGCATACAAGATAGCAGTCAACGGATATGGAAGAATAGGACGATGCGTGGTGCGCGCCCTCTACGAGTCCAGGGCATACAGAGCGCAGCTTAGTCTTGTGGCCATTAATGAAACCTGGCATTCGGACACGGTGTATCATTTAACCCGGTTTGATTCAACCCATGGGCGCTTTCCCGCGGAGGTGAAAAAAAACGCCCGGGGGATCTCCATTGACGGCGATGAGATTCGTCTGTTCCAGGAAAAAGAGATCGAGTGTCTGCCCTGGAAAGATCTTGGGGTGGATGCCGTTTTGGACTGCACCGGTATTTTTAATGACAGGCAGGCTGCCGGGCGGCATATACAGTCCGGTGCGTCAAAGGTGATTTTTTCCCACCCCGGCAAAGATGAAATGGATGCCACCATTGTGTACGGGGTGAATCACGATACGCTCAAGGCCTCAGATGCGGTTATTTCCAATGCGTCTTGCACCACGAACTGTTTGATTCCCATTTTGAGTGTTATTGATGCCGTGCTTGGCATTGACAGCGGGTCAATTACGACCATTCATTCTGCCATGAACGATCAGCCTGTGATTGACGCATATAATATGGATCTGCGAAAAACAAGGTCTGCACTGCAATCCATTATTCCGGTGACGACATCCCTTGCAAAGGGAATCGGCAGGATTCTGCCCCATCTGGACAACAGATTTGAAACCCTGGCCATCCGGGTGCCGACCACCAATGTCTCTATCATGGATATTGCCCTTGTGGTGGCAACGGATACGGATGCGGACCAGATCAATGATCTGCTCAGTCAGGCTGCCGGATCCGATTTAAAAGGCATTTTAGGGGTCAATGACGAACAGCTGGTCTCCTGTGATTTTAACCATGATCCCCGGTCCGCCATTGTGGATTTGCCCCAGACCCGGGTATCCGGATCTCGCCTTGTAAAGATTCAGGCATGGTTTGACAATGAGTGGGGGTATTCCAACAGAATGCTCGACACCACCATTGCTGCCCTTAACAAATAA
- a CDS encoding formate--tetrahydrofolate ligase translates to MALDPTKHADWEIAEDAEKRMLTIYKIGEKLGLTKEELLPHGHYIGKIDFMKVLDRLKDKPDGKYIDVTAITPTPLGEGKSTSAIGLVQGLGKLGKSVSAAIRQPSGGPTMNIKGSAAGGGLAQCIPLTPFSLGFTGDINAIMNAHNLAMVALTARMQHERNYTDEQLDRLSGMDRLDIDPTNVEMGWVMDFCCQSLRNIIIGIDGVNGKFDGFMMKSKFGIAVSSEVMAILSLATDLKDMRERMGKIVVAYTKKGKPVTTEDLKVAGAMTAWMVDAMKPSLMQTLEGQPVIVHAAPFANIAVGQSSIIADKVGLKLSEYHVTESGFGAGIGFEKFWNLKCRYSGLTPDCAVIVATIRALKCHGGAPVPVPGRPMPEAYSIENVEWVEKGCANLIHHIRNVRKAGISPVVCINAFYADTDAEIAKVRELVEAEDARVAVSRHWEKGGDGAIEFAEAVVDACEEKTDFKFLYMLDMPLRQRIELIAKEVYGADGVDYSPVADRKLALLQDDPDVSKMGVCMVKTHLSLSDNPGLKGTPKNWRLAIREVLIYRGAGFIVPVAGDISLMPGTCSNPAFKRIDVDVETGRVQGIF, encoded by the coding sequence ATGGCGCTGGATCCAACCAAACATGCAGACTGGGAAATTGCAGAAGATGCAGAAAAACGCATGCTCACCATCTATAAGATTGGTGAAAAACTTGGGTTAACCAAAGAAGAACTGCTGCCCCACGGGCATTACATCGGCAAGATTGATTTCATGAAAGTCCTTGACCGGCTTAAAGATAAACCCGACGGAAAGTACATTGATGTTACGGCCATTACCCCCACCCCCCTTGGCGAAGGCAAATCCACCTCAGCTATCGGGCTTGTGCAGGGTCTTGGCAAACTGGGGAAAAGTGTTTCCGCCGCCATTCGTCAACCCTCAGGCGGGCCGACCATGAACATCAAGGGATCCGCGGCCGGCGGCGGCCTGGCCCAGTGTATTCCGTTGACGCCCTTTTCCTTGGGATTTACCGGCGACATTAACGCCATCATGAATGCCCATAACCTGGCCATGGTCGCCCTGACGGCACGCATGCAGCATGAAAGAAATTATACCGATGAGCAGCTTGACCGCCTCTCTGGCATGGATCGGCTTGACATTGATCCCACCAACGTCGAAATGGGCTGGGTTATGGATTTCTGCTGCCAGTCCCTGCGCAACATCATCATTGGCATTGACGGGGTGAACGGCAAGTTCGACGGGTTTATGATGAAGTCCAAATTCGGTATTGCCGTATCTTCGGAGGTGATGGCCATCCTCTCTTTGGCCACGGACCTGAAGGATATGCGTGAACGCATGGGCAAGATCGTTGTGGCATATACCAAAAAAGGGAAACCTGTCACCACCGAAGACTTGAAAGTTGCCGGTGCCATGACCGCGTGGATGGTTGATGCCATGAAACCCTCTTTGATGCAGACCCTGGAAGGTCAGCCTGTGATTGTCCATGCAGCACCCTTTGCCAACATTGCCGTGGGCCAGAGTTCCATCATCGCCGACAAGGTCGGTTTGAAATTATCGGAGTACCATGTGACGGAATCGGGCTTTGGTGCCGGCATCGGATTTGAAAAATTCTGGAACCTTAAATGCCGTTATTCGGGCCTGACACCCGACTGTGCGGTGATTGTTGCAACCATCCGCGCCCTCAAATGTCATGGCGGGGCACCGGTGCCCGTTCCGGGTAGACCCATGCCCGAGGCGTACAGTATCGAAAATGTTGAATGGGTGGAAAAAGGATGCGCCAATCTTATCCATCATATCCGCAACGTGCGAAAGGCGGGGATCTCTCCGGTGGTTTGCATCAATGCCTTTTATGCCGACACCGACGCTGAAATTGCCAAGGTGCGTGAATTGGTTGAGGCTGAAGATGCAAGGGTGGCCGTTTCCCGTCACTGGGAAAAGGGCGGCGACGGCGCCATTGAATTTGCAGAAGCCGTTGTGGACGCATGCGAGGAAAAAACGGACTTCAAATTCCTCTACATGCTGGATATGCCGCTTAGACAACGAATAGAACTGATCGCCAAAGAGGTTTACGGCGCCGACGGTGTTGATTACTCGCCGGTTGCCGACAGGAAGCTTGCGTTGCTTCAGGATGACCCCGACGTGTCCAAAATGGGCGTGTGTATGGTGAAAACCCACCTGTCTTTATCTGATAACCCCGGGCTCAAGGGGACACCCAAAAACTGGAGACTGGCGATTCGTGAAGTTTTAATTTACAGGGGGGCAGGGTTTATTGTACCCGTTGCCGGCGATATATCCTTGATGCCCGGAACCTGTTCCAACCCTGCCTTTAAGCGCATTGATGTTGATGTTGAAACCGGTAGGGTGCAGGGAATATTTTAA